The following are encoded in a window of Colletotrichum lupini chromosome 3, complete sequence genomic DNA:
- a CDS encoding tho complex subunit 7, translating to MASTWGLLDDKEEQELHKTRLVNIEEKPFKRITKRLTSISTIVNAHSKQQPTPPPEGANGDNDVDTEVKEETKTAQTLREIDQIKDDLTLDFAAFDSSIARLQFLLDANVRERERYKADQQRILEECQNVRDNNARLREQLDGARATLAQRKEYDKLANALMAKGLRPRGEQESNLKKLEEEIRDLEKESETYAVTWRERRDQFSKIMDEGMQLRRQIRDEKEEVERREGMNEDGEEDGDASRGGNTPRHVSSGNVTPHPDSGAVPRPASAHEGQSEDQSEGLKPRASGLGGFSRSGSAVPSQNGTPQPQDDDEGEIEEGEDVEMDDRHDTQLTSGGDTPQITVDAPESMEVDS from the coding sequence ATGGCGTCAACTTGGGGTCTTCTGGATGATAAGGAGGAGCAGGAGTTGCACAAAACGCGACTGGTCAACATCGAGGAGAAGCCCTTCAAGCGCATCACCAAGCGGCTCACATCCATCTCGACGATTGTAAATGCCCACTCGAAACAGCAACCTACCCCTCCGCCCGAGGGCGCAAACGGCGACAATGACGTCGATACTGAAGTGAAGGAGGAGACGAAGACCGCTCAAACCCTGCGAGAGATTGATCAGATCAAAGACGACCTCACCCTCGACTTCGCCGCATTCGATAGCAGTATTGCCCGCCTGCAATTCCTCCTCGATGCGAATGTACGCGAGCGCGAACGCTACAAAGCTGACCAGCAACGCATTCTCGAGGAATGCCAAAACGTCCGAGACAACAACGCGCGGCTGCGCGAACAGCTGGATGGCGCCAGGGCGACGCTTGCCCAACGTAAGGAGTATGACAAGCTCGCCAACGCGCTCATGGCTAAGGGCCTGCGGCCGCGCGGGGAGCAGGAGTCGAACCTGAAGAAGCTCGAGGAGGAGATTCGCGACCTGGAGAAGGAAAGTGAGACCTATGCGGTGACGTGGCGGGAGCGACGCGATCAGTTCAGCAAAATTATGGATGAAGGCATGCAACTGCGCAGACAGATCCGCgacgagaaggaggaggtcgAGAGACGGGAGGGCATGAACGAAGACGGCGAGGAGGACGGCGACGCTTCTAGAGGGGGCAACACGCCTCGGCACGTCTCTAGCGGCAACGTCACGCCGCACCCAGACAGCGGTGCCGTGCCGAGACCGGCGTCGGCGCACGAGGGTCAGTCGGAGGATCAATCTGAGGGTCTCAAGCCTCGAGCGAGTGGCCTGGGCGGCTTTTCGCGATCTGGCAGCGCCGTCCCGAGTCAGAATGGCACTCCTCAGCCTCAAGATGATGATGAGGGCGAGATTGAAGAGGGAGAGGACGTTGAGATGGATGACCGCCATGATACCCAACTTACTTCGGGAGGCGATACGCCTCAAATCACAGTGGACGCACCGGAGAGCATGGAGGTGGACAGCTAA